Proteins encoded together in one Mycobacterium sp. MS1601 window:
- a CDS encoding DUF222 domain-containing protein: MFDVLPTQITQLRGSGDGAACVDAAVGWARVCAAAEAQRLSAIAEFAVAFLTSVDEDMSLWAVDEEDDVVAQIGLAFSVSPRWAMGDLEIGAAMRDRFPKLAALFLRGEITAGLDCRITS, from the coding sequence ATGTTCGATGTCCTGCCGACGCAGATCACGCAGTTACGCGGTAGCGGTGACGGTGCCGCCTGCGTCGACGCCGCCGTCGGCTGGGCCCGTGTCTGTGCCGCCGCCGAAGCGCAACGGTTGTCGGCGATCGCCGAATTCGCCGTCGCCTTTTTGACGTCGGTCGACGAGGACATGTCACTGTGGGCGGTCGACGAAGAAGATGATGTGGTCGCCCAGATCGGCCTCGCGTTCTCAGTGTCCCCACGCTGGGCCATGGGCGACCTCGAGATCGGCGCCGCGATGCGGGATCGCTTCCCCAAACTCGCGGCCCTGTTCCTTCGCGGTGAGATCACCGCAGGCCTGGACTGTCGTATTACAAGTTGA
- a CDS encoding DUF222 domain-containing protein produces the protein MKNAVDLFVDRHTDAASRITTVAIRMTSPGAALLMGRLRRMAKTVCTNDPRTLDQRMSDAAEALAADSNRLKCLCGSPTCPAAADDEVGSRFVIHVYAEAAALTAEPDTLILGEKPDTAAPPAPESAAASTPDEPGDDATDQSDDDSGTADPSTSRQNPQMNRPPPKPPRPQPHRRRPQPPGPSPASASCQAR, from the coding sequence TTGAAGAACGCGGTGGACCTGTTCGTCGATCGCCATACCGACGCCGCCTCCAGGATCACCACCGTCGCGATCCGGATGACCAGCCCCGGCGCCGCCCTGCTCATGGGCCGGCTGCGGCGGATGGCCAAAACCGTGTGCACCAATGATCCCCGCACTCTGGATCAACGCATGTCCGATGCCGCCGAAGCACTGGCGGCCGACTCCAACCGACTCAAGTGTTTGTGCGGGTCCCCGACCTGTCCCGCCGCCGCCGACGACGAAGTGGGGTCGCGGTTCGTCATCCACGTCTACGCCGAAGCCGCCGCCTTGACCGCCGAACCCGACACCCTCATCCTCGGCGAGAAACCCGACACAGCGGCTCCGCCTGCCCCGGAATCTGCGGCGGCGTCCACCCCTGACGAACCCGGCGACGACGCTACCGACCAGTCCGACGATGACTCCGGCACTGCTGATCCGAGCACGTCGCGACAGAACCCGCAAATGAACCGCCCGCCACCGAAACCCCCACGCCCGCAGCCCCATCGCCGGCGACCCCAGCCGCCGGGACCATCCCCGGCTTCGGCATCGTGCCAAGCGCGCTGA
- the gatB gene encoding Asp-tRNA(Asn)/Glu-tRNA(Gln) amidotransferase subunit GatB — MTVASAELLDYDEVIAKYDPVLGLEVHVELSTATKMFCPCATTFGAEPNTQVCPVCLGMPGALPVLNEAAVESAIRIGLALNCDIAPWGRFARKNYFYPDQPKNYQISQYDEPIAVSGYLDVPLDDGTTWRVDIERAHMEEDTGKLTHLGSDTGRIAGATTSLADFNRAGVPLIEIVTKPIEETGERAPEIARAYVTALRDLLSGLDVSDVRMDQGSMRCDANVSLKPKGTKEFGTRTETKNVNSLKSVEVAVRYEMRRQAAVLESGGTITQETRHFHEDGYTSPGRAKETAEDYRYFPEPDLEPVAPSAELVERLRGTIPELPWLARKRIQDEWGVSDEVMRDLVNNGVVDLVTATVAAGAASESARAWWGNFLVQKANESGRDVAELPITPAQVAEVVKLIDDGKLSNKLARQVVEGVLAGEGEPEAVMTARGLALVRDDSLIQAAVDEALAANPDIAEKIRGGKVQAAGAIVGQVMKATKGQADAARVRELVMAACGVS; from the coding sequence ATGACTGTCGCTTCCGCTGAACTGCTCGACTACGACGAGGTGATCGCCAAGTACGACCCCGTACTCGGCCTCGAGGTGCACGTCGAGCTGTCCACCGCGACCAAGATGTTCTGCCCGTGCGCCACCACCTTCGGCGCCGAGCCCAACACCCAGGTGTGCCCGGTGTGCCTGGGCATGCCGGGGGCGTTGCCGGTGCTCAACGAGGCCGCCGTGGAGTCCGCCATCCGGATCGGGCTGGCCCTCAACTGCGACATCGCGCCGTGGGGCCGCTTCGCCCGCAAGAACTACTTCTATCCGGATCAGCCGAAGAACTACCAGATCAGCCAGTACGACGAGCCCATCGCGGTCAGCGGTTACCTGGACGTACCGCTTGATGACGGCACCACCTGGCGCGTCGACATCGAACGTGCCCACATGGAAGAGGACACCGGCAAGCTGACTCACCTGGGCAGCGATACCGGTCGCATCGCCGGTGCCACCACTTCGCTGGCCGACTTCAACCGCGCCGGCGTGCCGCTGATCGAGATCGTCACCAAGCCCATCGAGGAAACCGGCGAGCGGGCACCCGAGATCGCCCGCGCCTACGTCACCGCGTTGCGTGATCTGCTGAGCGGACTGGACGTCTCCGATGTGCGGATGGACCAGGGCTCCATGCGCTGCGATGCCAACGTTTCGTTGAAACCCAAGGGCACCAAGGAATTCGGTACCCGCACCGAGACCAAGAACGTCAACTCGCTCAAGAGCGTCGAGGTGGCCGTCCGCTACGAGATGCGCAGGCAGGCCGCGGTACTGGAGTCCGGCGGCACCATCACCCAGGAGACCCGGCACTTCCACGAGGACGGATACACCAGCCCCGGCCGCGCCAAGGAGACTGCCGAGGACTACCGCTACTTCCCCGAGCCCGACCTGGAGCCGGTGGCACCCAGTGCTGAGTTGGTGGAGCGGCTGCGCGGCACCATCCCCGAGTTGCCCTGGTTGGCGCGCAAGCGAATCCAGGACGAGTGGGGTGTCTCAGACGAGGTGATGCGTGACTTGGTCAACAACGGCGTCGTCGACCTGGTGACCGCGACGGTGGCCGCCGGTGCCGCCAGTGAATCTGCCCGTGCCTGGTGGGGAAACTTCCTGGTGCAGAAGGCCAACGAGAGTGGCCGCGACGTCGCCGAACTCCCGATCACCCCGGCGCAGGTGGCCGAGGTGGTCAAGCTGATCGACGACGGCAAACTGTCCAACAAGCTGGCCCGCCAGGTGGTCGAGGGGGTGCTGGCCGGTGAAGGCGAACCCGAGGCCGTCATGACCGCGCGTGGACTCGCTCTGGTCCGCGACGACTCGCTGATCCAGGCCGCTGTCGACGAGGCTTTGGCCGCCAACCCCGACATCGCCGAAAAGATCCGCGGCGGCAAGGTGCAGGCCGCCGGCGCCATCGTCGGCCAGGTGATGAAGGCCACCAAGGGGCAGGCTGATGCCGCCCGCGTGCGGGAGCTGGTCATGGCCGCCTGCGGCGTCAGCTAG
- a CDS encoding ATP-dependent 6-phosphofructokinase produces the protein MRIGVLTGGGDCPGLNAVIRAVVRTSDARYGSSVVGFLDGWRGLLEDRRIQLANDDRNDRLLAKGGTMLGTARTNPDKLRAGLDQIKQTLEDNGIDVLIPIGGEGTLTAASWLSDEGVPVVGVPKTIDNDIDCTDVTFGHDTALTIATEAIDRLHSTAESHQRVMLVEVMGRHAGWIALNAGLASGAHMTLIPEQPFDVEEVCRLVKRRFQRGDSHFICVVAEGAKPAEGSMLLRDGGIDEFGHQRFTGVAAQLAVEIEKRMSKEVRTTVLGHVQRGGTPTPYDRVLATRFGVNAADAAHAGEYGMMVSLRGQDIGRVPLADATKQLKLVPQSRYDDAAAFFG, from the coding sequence ATGCGTATTGGAGTTCTGACCGGTGGCGGCGACTGTCCTGGACTCAACGCGGTCATCCGGGCGGTGGTGCGGACGAGCGATGCCCGATACGGCTCGTCGGTGGTCGGCTTTCTCGACGGCTGGCGGGGTCTGCTCGAAGACCGCCGGATCCAGCTGGCCAATGATGACCGCAACGACCGGCTGCTCGCCAAGGGCGGCACCATGTTGGGCACCGCCCGCACCAATCCGGACAAGCTGCGCGCCGGTCTCGACCAGATCAAGCAGACACTCGAGGACAACGGCATCGACGTCCTGATCCCGATCGGCGGTGAAGGCACGCTGACGGCCGCCAGCTGGCTGTCCGACGAGGGTGTGCCGGTGGTCGGGGTGCCCAAGACCATCGACAATGACATCGACTGCACCGACGTGACATTCGGGCATGACACCGCGCTCACCATCGCCACCGAGGCCATCGACCGGTTGCACAGCACCGCCGAGTCCCACCAGCGGGTGATGCTGGTGGAGGTCATGGGTCGGCACGCAGGCTGGATCGCGCTGAACGCGGGCCTGGCCTCCGGCGCACACATGACGTTGATACCCGAGCAGCCCTTCGACGTCGAGGAGGTCTGCCGGTTGGTGAAACGCCGGTTCCAGCGCGGAGATTCGCATTTCATCTGTGTGGTGGCCGAAGGTGCCAAGCCCGCCGAGGGATCGATGCTGCTGCGTGACGGCGGCATCGACGAATTCGGGCATCAGCGCTTCACCGGTGTCGCCGCGCAGCTGGCGGTCGAGATCGAGAAGCGGATGAGCAAAGAGGTGCGGACCACGGTGCTCGGACATGTGCAGCGCGGTGGCACACCAACCCCGTACGACCGGGTGCTGGCCACCCGCTTCGGTGTCAACGCCGCCGACGCGGCGCACGCGGGTGAGTACGGGATGATGGTGTCGCTGCGCGGGCAGGACATCGGTCGGGTGCCGCTGGCCGATGCCACCAAGCAGCTCAAGCTGGTGCCGCAGAGCCGCTACGACGACGCGGCGGCGTTCTTCGGCTGA
- the gatA gene encoding Asp-tRNA(Asn)/Glu-tRNA(Gln) amidotransferase subunit GatA, producing MTDLIRRTAAELADGIAAKEFSSAEVTQAHLDQIQATDERYHAFLHVAADKALAAAAEIDKAVAAGEQLPSALAGVPLALKDVFTTTDMPTTCGSKILEGWTSPYDATVTAKLRGAGIPILGKTNMDEFAMGSSTENSAFGPTRNPWDTDRVPGGSGGGSAAALAAFQAPLAIGTDTGGSIRQPAALTATVGVKPTYGTVSRYGLVACASSLDQGGPCARTVLDTALLHSVIAGHDPRDSTSVNAAVPDVVAAARAGASGDLKGVKIGVVKQLRQGEGYQSGVLASFNAAVEQLGALGAEVSEVDCPNFDHSMAAYYLILPSEVSSNLARFDAMRYGLRVGDDGTHSAEEVMALTRAAGFGPEVKRRIMIGTYALSAGYYDAYYNQAQKVRTLIARDLDEAYQKVDVLISPATPTTAFPLGEKVDDPLAMYLFDLCTLPLNLAGHCGMSVPSGLSPDDNLPVGLQIMAPALADDRLYRVGAAYEAARGVLPTAL from the coding sequence GTGACCGACCTGATCCGCCGTACCGCCGCCGAGCTGGCCGACGGTATCGCCGCCAAGGAGTTCTCTTCGGCCGAAGTCACCCAGGCCCACCTGGACCAGATCCAGGCCACCGACGAGCGCTATCACGCGTTCCTGCACGTCGCCGCGGACAAGGCGCTGGCCGCGGCCGCCGAGATCGACAAGGCTGTTGCCGCCGGCGAGCAATTGCCGTCCGCGCTGGCCGGGGTGCCGCTGGCACTCAAAGACGTGTTCACCACCACCGACATGCCCACCACCTGCGGGTCCAAGATCCTCGAAGGCTGGACGTCGCCGTACGACGCCACCGTGACGGCCAAACTCCGCGGCGCCGGTATCCCGATCCTGGGCAAGACCAACATGGACGAGTTCGCCATGGGCAGCTCGACGGAGAACTCGGCGTTCGGGCCCACCCGCAACCCGTGGGACACCGACCGGGTGCCCGGCGGCTCCGGCGGCGGCAGTGCCGCGGCGCTGGCCGCCTTCCAGGCGCCGCTGGCCATCGGCACCGACACCGGTGGTTCGATCCGTCAGCCTGCCGCGCTCACCGCGACCGTGGGTGTCAAGCCGACGTACGGCACGGTGTCGCGGTACGGCCTGGTGGCCTGCGCGTCGTCGCTGGATCAGGGTGGTCCCTGTGCGCGCACCGTGCTCGACACCGCGCTGCTGCACTCCGTCATCGCCGGCCACGACCCGCGTGACTCCACGTCGGTGAACGCCGCGGTGCCCGACGTGGTGGCGGCCGCACGTGCCGGTGCCTCCGGCGACCTCAAGGGCGTCAAGATCGGTGTGGTCAAGCAACTGCGCCAGGGCGAGGGGTATCAGTCGGGCGTGCTGGCGTCGTTCAACGCCGCCGTGGAGCAGCTCGGTGCTCTCGGCGCCGAGGTCAGTGAGGTCGACTGCCCCAACTTCGATCACTCGATGGCGGCCTACTACCTGATCCTTCCCTCCGAGGTGTCGTCCAACCTGGCACGCTTCGATGCCATGCGGTACGGCCTGCGGGTCGGTGACGACGGCACGCACAGTGCCGAAGAAGTGATGGCACTCACCCGTGCTGCCGGATTCGGACCGGAAGTCAAGCGCCGCATCATGATCGGCACCTACGCGCTGTCGGCCGGGTATTACGACGCCTACTACAACCAGGCGCAGAAGGTCCGCACGCTGATCGCCCGCGATCTCGACGAGGCATACCAGAAGGTGGACGTCCTGATCTCACCTGCCACTCCCACCACAGCGTTCCCACTGGGGGAGAAGGTCGACGATCCGCTGGCCATGTACCTGTTCGACCTGTGCACGCTGCCGCTGAACCTGGCCGGGCACTGCGGCATGTCGGTGCCGTCGGGGCTCTCCCCGGACGACAACCTGCCGGTCGGGTTGCAGATCATGGCGCCCGCGCTGGCCGACGACCGGCTCTACCGCGTCGGTGCCGCCTACGAAGCGGCCCGCGGTGTGCTGCCGACCGCACTCTGA
- the gatC gene encoding Asp-tRNA(Asn)/Glu-tRNA(Gln) amidotransferase subunit GatC encodes MSQISRDDVAHLARLARLALTDDELDSFSGQLDAILEHVSRIQAVDVTDVAPTGNPLTEVNVTRADVVAPSLSQDQALAQAPNAVDGRFAVPQILGESQ; translated from the coding sequence GTGTCCCAGATCTCCCGAGATGACGTGGCCCATCTGGCCCGACTGGCCCGACTGGCGCTGACCGACGACGAACTGGACAGCTTCTCCGGTCAGCTCGACGCGATCCTCGAGCACGTCAGCCGTATCCAGGCGGTCGACGTCACCGACGTCGCGCCCACCGGAAACCCCCTGACCGAAGTCAACGTGACCCGCGCCGATGTCGTGGCTCCCAGCCTCAGTCAGGACCAGGCGCTGGCCCAGGCGCCCAACGCCGTCGACGGCCGCTTCGCCGTCCCGCAGATCCTGGGGGAGAGCCAGTGA
- a CDS encoding amino acid-binding protein — protein MPSYLLRVQLDDRPGSLGSLAVALGSVGADILSLDVVERTSGYAIDDLVVDLPPGAMPDMLITAAERLEGVRVDSIRPHTGLLEAHRELELIDHIAAADRSDKLQVLADEAPRVLRVGWCTVARRSEAGIERVVGSPAAPETQAQSAPWLPLDQARVLDGTADWVPQVWRDMDTTLAAAPLGDSNVAVMLGRPGGPEFRPSEVARLGYLAGIVATILR, from the coding sequence GTGCCTTCGTATCTGCTGCGGGTCCAGCTGGACGATCGACCGGGCAGCCTCGGCTCTCTTGCCGTAGCTCTCGGGTCGGTGGGCGCTGACATCCTGTCCCTTGACGTCGTCGAACGCACCTCGGGCTATGCCATCGACGATCTGGTGGTCGACCTGCCGCCCGGTGCCATGCCGGACATGCTGATCACGGCCGCCGAGCGGCTCGAAGGAGTGCGGGTGGACAGCATCCGGCCGCACACCGGGTTGCTGGAGGCGCACCGCGAACTCGAGCTCATCGATCACATCGCCGCGGCCGATCGATCCGACAAACTCCAGGTGCTGGCCGACGAGGCGCCCCGAGTGCTGCGGGTGGGCTGGTGCACCGTGGCGCGGCGCAGCGAGGCCGGTATCGAGCGCGTGGTGGGCAGTCCGGCCGCCCCGGAAACGCAGGCGCAATCGGCACCCTGGTTGCCGCTGGACCAGGCAAGAGTTCTGGACGGCACCGCCGACTGGGTGCCGCAGGTGTGGCGCGACATGGATACAACCCTGGCTGCCGCGCCCCTGGGCGACTCGAACGTCGCCGTCATGCTCGGCCGCCCGGGTGGGCCCGAGTTCCGACCGTCCGAAGTGGCCCGGTTGGGTTATCTGGCCGGGATCGTCGCGACCATCCTGCGCTGA
- a CDS encoding tetratricopeptide repeat protein, with amino-acid sequence MSRKRLYLYSVPVCVVVLLLSLKMISVVVLGDSARSNFGSHDIDALDSDVSWLQMVDIIEPGTTAYAAGAADALAGRLPDAERHFAEALRRADSCPVRVNLVLVRETLGDLGFRDGNRDGAIRGYREALAVAQSAPVNCFDGNDDPDEQRRVVRADAISRLQHKLAFVTGSAVAPPPPPPVAPPPPPPAAGAAVPEPEQPSEAPKPRLLGPGDPQDLLRRLLDDANSTGSNRE; translated from the coding sequence ATGAGCCGGAAACGCCTCTATCTGTATTCGGTGCCGGTCTGCGTGGTGGTGTTGCTGCTCAGCCTCAAGATGATCAGCGTGGTGGTGCTCGGGGACTCGGCGCGCTCGAACTTCGGCAGCCACGATATCGACGCCCTGGATTCCGATGTGTCGTGGCTGCAGATGGTCGACATCATCGAGCCCGGCACCACCGCCTACGCCGCGGGTGCCGCCGATGCCCTGGCCGGGCGATTGCCCGACGCCGAGCGCCATTTCGCCGAAGCGTTGCGCCGCGCCGACTCCTGTCCGGTGCGGGTCAACCTGGTGTTGGTGCGGGAGACGTTGGGGGACTTGGGGTTTCGTGACGGAAACCGCGACGGGGCCATCCGGGGCTATCGAGAGGCGCTCGCCGTGGCGCAGAGCGCGCCGGTGAACTGCTTTGACGGCAATGACGATCCGGATGAGCAGCGGCGTGTCGTCCGCGCCGATGCCATTTCGCGACTGCAACACAAACTCGCCTTCGTGACTGGCTCCGCCGTCGCACCCCCGCCACCACCGCCGGTGGCGCCACCACCACCGCCACCCGCCGCCGGTGCGGCGGTACCTGAGCCTGAGCAGCCCTCGGAGGCGCCGAAGCCCCGGCTGCTGGGCCCGGGTGACCCGCAGGACCTGCTGCGCCGGCTGCTCGACGACGCCAACTCGACAGGATCCAACCGCGAGTAG
- a CDS encoding vWA domain-containing protein, which translates to MTFTPVGSATLLLVLGAVLVLLRVLALYRRRRSVLRWVGVTAAVLLLLGAAARPGIDASRDVSADTSQAAGPNVFLVVDRSAGAPVADMRADIDGVIDAYPGARIALISFATRATMDWPLSDDVTSLRSVISGLSPYLTDIPDPALQVNAFAARDVLRTKVDAAAGEYPGASNLVFYFGTGDPESLVSRGSFDMAPGSVAGGAVFAYEPSDPARLQSIADQLGVPLGEVLPPVEAQGTAEPVHVADRYEFYWLLALLASALLLAEIAATLREYHKNRLRL; encoded by the coding sequence ATGACCTTCACCCCTGTTGGTTCTGCAACGTTGCTCCTGGTGCTGGGTGCCGTCCTGGTGCTCCTGAGAGTGCTTGCGCTGTACCGGCGTCGACGGTCAGTTCTGCGTTGGGTCGGCGTGACCGCCGCCGTGCTGCTGTTGTTGGGCGCGGCCGCCCGACCCGGAATCGATGCCAGCCGCGACGTCAGCGCCGACACCTCGCAGGCGGCCGGGCCCAACGTCTTCCTGGTGGTCGATCGGTCGGCCGGCGCACCCGTGGCCGACATGCGTGCTGACATCGACGGTGTGATCGACGCCTATCCCGGTGCCCGCATCGCGCTGATCTCCTTCGCCACCCGCGCCACCATGGACTGGCCGCTTTCCGACGATGTGACGAGCCTGCGGTCGGTGATCAGCGGTCTGTCGCCGTACCTGACAGACATCCCGGATCCGGCACTGCAGGTCAACGCGTTCGCTGCCCGAGATGTGCTGCGCACCAAGGTCGACGCGGCCGCAGGCGAGTACCCGGGTGCATCCAACCTGGTGTTCTACTTCGGCACCGGCGACCCGGAATCACTGGTGTCGCGAGGGTCGTTCGACATGGCGCCCGGCTCCGTCGCCGGCGGCGCGGTGTTCGCTTACGAGCCCTCCGACCCGGCCAGGCTGCAGTCGATCGCCGATCAGCTCGGGGTGCCCCTGGGTGAGGTGTTGCCGCCGGTCGAGGCGCAGGGGACGGCAGAGCCGGTGCACGTGGCCGATCGGTACGAGTTCTATTGGCTGCTGGCGCTGTTGGCCTCGGCTCTGTTGCTGGCCGAGATCGCTGCGACGCTGCGCGAATACCACAAGAATCGACTGCGGCTATGA
- a CDS encoding DUF58 domain-containing protein, protein MGRHLHRAKSHFGTDTRGLLDGGRYALLHTRSLDLDELRPYVPGDDVRDIDWKATARAGEVLIKRFVSEKHHKIVMVADAGRNVTALAPGGESKRDVAANLMGAVGLIAMARSDEIGLVYGDSRGSVTIRSRRGEAHIESLLERFYNHSGVGASDIGAQLDHVARAHRTRLLLIVVSDEPDVTPALETSVQQLSGRHELLWLLISDMPALGDDDRDGFDVGTGRFVLSHADLGPRVLAAYRAAEERRAANLDSFLTANRVRFTRIGASSDIRSALVELSQAYRHAG, encoded by the coding sequence ATGGGCAGGCACCTCCACCGCGCGAAATCACACTTCGGCACCGACACCCGCGGACTGCTGGACGGCGGCCGGTATGCGTTGCTGCACACCAGGAGCCTCGATCTCGACGAGTTGCGTCCCTACGTCCCCGGCGACGACGTCCGCGACATCGATTGGAAGGCCACGGCCCGCGCGGGTGAGGTGCTGATCAAACGATTCGTCTCCGAAAAGCACCACAAGATCGTGATGGTCGCCGACGCCGGCCGCAATGTCACCGCACTGGCGCCGGGCGGGGAATCCAAACGTGACGTGGCCGCCAACCTCATGGGAGCCGTCGGGCTCATCGCGATGGCGCGCAGCGACGAGATCGGCCTGGTCTACGGAGACAGCCGCGGCTCGGTGACGATCCGTAGCCGCCGCGGCGAGGCGCACATCGAGAGCCTGCTGGAGCGGTTCTACAACCACAGCGGTGTCGGTGCCAGCGACATCGGCGCCCAACTCGACCATGTCGCACGTGCGCACCGCACCCGACTGTTGCTGATCGTGGTGTCCGACGAGCCCGACGTCACCCCCGCACTGGAGACGTCTGTACAACAGCTTTCGGGACGCCATGAGCTGCTGTGGCTGCTCATCTCCGACATGCCGGCGCTCGGTGACGACGACCGCGACGGGTTCGACGTCGGCACAGGGCGTTTTGTGCTCAGCCACGCCGATCTGGGGCCGCGTGTACTGGCCGCCTACCGTGCCGCCGAAGAACGTCGCGCCGCCAACCTGGACAGTTTTCTGACAGCCAACCGGGTCCGGTTCACCCGGATCGGTGCCAGCAGCGACATCCGTTCAGCGCTGGTGGAACTCAGTCAGGCTTACCGGCATGCCGGCTGA
- a CDS encoding AAA family ATPase has product MTTAMRDATDVVDAISRQFSAKVVGQDYLRESLLIGLLTGGHILLEGVPGLAKTTAARTVAESISGGFRRIQCTPDLLPSDIIGTQIYDANAHAFTTQLGPVHSNIVLLDEINRSSAKTQSAMLEAMEERQTTIAGVNHPIPEPFLVIATQNPVDQEGTYPLSEAQTDRFMLKEVLRYPTPGEEAEMIFRMEAGVYERGETATAAVTLDDIRRVQQVVRAVHMDPVLVRYVAELVHVTREPRRHLSQQLGRLVEYGASPRATIAFCRCAKAKAVLSGRNHVMPEDIRTLAHRVLRHRFILGFEAVNVDVTPETVIDAVLQTVRVP; this is encoded by the coding sequence ATGACTACCGCCATGAGAGACGCCACCGATGTCGTCGACGCCATATCCCGACAGTTCTCCGCGAAAGTGGTGGGGCAGGACTACCTGAGAGAGTCGCTGCTCATCGGTCTGCTCACCGGCGGCCACATTCTTCTCGAGGGTGTTCCCGGGCTGGCCAAGACCACCGCGGCCCGCACCGTCGCCGAGTCGATCTCGGGTGGGTTCCGGCGCATCCAATGCACCCCGGACCTGCTGCCCAGCGACATCATCGGCACGCAGATCTACGACGCGAACGCGCACGCGTTCACCACCCAGCTGGGCCCGGTGCACAGCAACATCGTGCTGCTCGACGAGATCAACCGGTCCAGCGCCAAGACCCAGAGCGCGATGCTCGAGGCGATGGAGGAACGGCAGACCACCATCGCCGGGGTCAATCACCCCATCCCCGAACCATTTCTGGTGATCGCCACCCAGAACCCCGTCGACCAGGAGGGCACCTACCCGCTCTCTGAGGCGCAGACCGACCGCTTCATGCTCAAGGAGGTACTGCGCTACCCGACCCCGGGCGAAGAAGCCGAGATGATCTTCAGGATGGAGGCCGGTGTCTACGAGCGTGGCGAAACTGCCACTGCTGCAGTGACTCTCGACGACATTCGACGGGTGCAACAGGTGGTGCGCGCCGTCCACATGGACCCTGTGCTGGTGCGCTACGTCGCCGAACTGGTACATGTCACCCGGGAACCGCGACGCCACCTCTCCCAGCAGCTCGGACGGCTCGTCGAGTACGGCGCCAGCCCACGTGCCACCATCGCCTTCTGCCGATGCGCCAAGGCCAAGGCTGTGCTCTCGGGCCGTAATCACGTTATGCCGGAGGACATTCGTACCCTGGCCCACCGAGTGCTGCGTCACCGGTTCATCCTCGGATTCGAGGCGGTGAACGTCGACGTCACACCGGAGACCGTGATCGACGCAGTGCTGCAGACGGTCCGGGTGCCCTGA